The following coding sequences are from one Anopheles bellator chromosome X, idAnoBellAS_SP24_06.2, whole genome shotgun sequence window:
- the LOC131213884 gene encoding uncharacterized protein LOC131213884, producing MFKNHLAMIGMNETPNKKAKFWQSYIRSLKGSDDIRAHDTPAYRRPILLFDEPDTAVGRINSPGYHYLPVHRETYGYSPRPIYDHHYHRSQRAPSVSRLADAEKAWADHLERMREIDRRYPSRYGLYLKDKPSQVVFPQEVEYEPETKPLYSTTMH from the exons ATGTTCAAGAATCACCTTGCTATGATTGGCATGAACGAGACGCCCAACAAGAAGGCGAAATTTTGGCAATCATACATCAGATCCTTGAAAG GATCCGATGATATTCGTGCACACGACACTCCAGCCTACCGGCGACCGATCCTGCTATTCGACGAGCCGGATACTGCGGTCGGCCGTATCAACTCACCTGGATATCACTACTTGCCGGTCCACCGGGAAACATACGGCTATTCACCTCGACCAATCTACGACCATCACTATCACCGCTCGCAAAGAGCAC CAAGCGTGAGCAGACTGGCAGACGCCGAGAAGGCCTGGGCAGACCACCTGGAGCGGATGAGGGAAATCGATCGCAG ATACCCATCGCGCTACGGACTCTATCTGAAGGACAAACCGAGCCAGGTAGTGTTTCCGCAGGAAGTCGAGTACGAGCCGGAGACGAAGCCGCTTTACTCAACGACGATGCACTAA